TAGTAGATTCTCAATGTAGTAGTATTCTCACATTGCTTTCTTTATGAGCTCTTCTGTTCTGATAAACTGTCAGTCTTGAGGACAGACtttatgtgtgtctctgtctttaGCCTGTCAAGTAGTTAGTGCTCACTGATTACTTCTTGAAATGAATTACATTTCTTGTTATGCTTCCCCATGTCACAGGGATTTTTCAACAAATTCAACAGTTCCTAAGTTTATGTATTCATAGCTAGTAACTAGTAACTGCCTCAGTGAATTTGGTGGTGCCTGCTCATTATTAATAAGTTTTGCTATATAATTTTCAATTTAAGTCTTACATCTCTCATAAATCTCTTTCTGTTCATTCTGCTATTGTTCTAATTTTTGAGCTTGTGTTACTACTAGTATAgagtttttattactttaattagAAGTTAGGTTCAATAAAATGAGTTATTGTTTAGCACAATTCTACAATGTGAAACTTGTAATGacttttctttaagaaaagcaTTTGTGGttcactggtcagaatggccatcatcaaagaatctacaaacaataaatgctggagagggtgtggaaaaaagggaaccctcttgcactgttggtgggaatgtaaattgatacagccactatggagaacagtatggaggttccttaaaaaactaaaaatagagctaccatacgacccagcaatcgcactactgggcatataccctgagaaaaccataattcaaaaagagtcatgtaccaaaatgttgattgcagctctgtttacaagagccaggacatggaagcaacctaagtgtccatcaacagatgaatggataaagaagatgtggcacatgtatacaatggaatattactcagctataaaaagaaacaaaatggagttatttgtagtgaggtggatggacctagagactgtcatacagagtgaagtaagtcagaaagagaaaaacaaatacagtatgctaacacatatatttggaatctaagaaaaaaaaaaaaaaaaggtcatgaagaacctaggggcaagacgggaataaagacacagacctactagagaatggacttgaggatatggggagggggaagggtaagctgtgacagagagagtggcatggacatatatacactaccaaacgtaaaatagatagctagtgggaagcagccgcatagcacaggaagatcagcttggtgctttgtgaccacctagaggggtgggatagggagggtggaagggagggagatgcaagagggaagagatacgggaacatatgtatatatataactgattcactttgttataaagcagaaactaacacaccattgtaaagcaattatactccaataaagatgttaaaaaaaagatatctttgTAAATAATgactatcaatattttaaatatatcaattctTCCCAAAGTGATCTAGAGATTTGCTGTAATGGCAATTCATATGTAAAagttgtctgtttgtttatttggtagAACATGACAATCATGTTATTAATCATAAAATTaatatgatgtaaaaaaaaaaaggaaaatggaggaacaacaacaataacaaaaaacaaaaacatgagacGTAGAAAACCAAAggtaaaatgttaaacataaataaatcctactgtatcaataataaaaactaaatgtaatGAATTAAACAATACAATCAAAAGTCATATATTGTCAAactgggtttaaaaaaatgttttctgtaggAGACGCTCCTTGGATTCACAGGTCTAATGTGTacaaagtaaaaggatgaaaaaatatacatcatGCAAATAGCAACCATAAGCATGCTGAAGTGGCTATACTAAtaccagaaaaaatagactttaaaacaaacaaaaaattactaGATATGAAAAGGgacattttatgataaaaaagggaagatacaaaaattattaacatatgtgtcctgaataagataaaaccaaaatacatggagaagaaaatagcaaaatacacgaagaattgaaggaagaaataggTAATTCCACAACATTAAGTAGAGGCTTCAGTACTCCACggtcaataatggatagaacaattaggcagaagatcaacaaggatatagaagacttgGACAACACTGTGAATTATCAAGACCTAATAAATGTCTACAGAACACTCAGCTGAACAGTAAAATACTCATCTTCTCAACTACATGTTTTCCAGCATAGATGACATGCTAGGCTAAAAGACAAGAGATTGAAACCcacatacattgttggtgggaatgtaaaatgggtgGCCATTTTGCAAAACAGCTTGACAGTTCCTCCAAATGTTAAACGTAgagttaccctatgacccagcagttctactaCTAAATATATacctaacagaaataaaaacttaggTCTGCACAAAAgcttgtacgtgaatgttcacagaagcatgtTTATACAAACAAAAGgtggaaaaaattcaaatgtcagtctgacaaatgaataaacaaaatgtggaatatctGTACAATAGAATAgcactcagctataaaaaggaatgaaatattgatccatgttacaacatggatgaaccatgaaaGCATTATGTAAAGTAAAAGCAGCCactcacaaaagatcacatattgtatggtcccatttatatgaaatgcccagaagagcaaatctgtagagacagaaagtagattggtgatTGCCTAGGACTGAGAGGGTTGAGGAGAATGAGAAAACATTGTTAATGTGtaatgggttttttttgtggggggacaGAAATCTAAAATTGGATGTTGTGATGGTTACACAAGTCTTTTAGTGGTTACACTaagaaccactgaattgtatacattaaagCGTTGAaattatggtatgtaaattacatcccagtaaagctgttaaaaaaaaaaaagcatttgtggTTTTTTCCCTATCTTCATTTATAACCTTGGTAGTATCACATGACTAAGATTATAAAAGGTTATTTTGTAATAGTTGGGACAAGAAGCAGAATTATAATGCTTGTATGGATTTGCATACACAAACGCGTCTGGGTATTCCAGTTTGTTCAACAGACTAGTCAGTACATTGgctaaaagaataatatatttcataCAAAATAATATCTTTGAGCAAAAAGGATCTTTGAAGTTATCTACATTAGACTTGTCGTCCAGGTTGaaaaaacagatgcagagaagTGGCATGACCTGCCCAATTTTGGAGAGTAGTTGCAAGCTTGAAGGCTAAGAATATGCTGCAGACTTTTGTGACTTCAGGAGTCTTTGTATTTGCCAAAAATAGAGATGGGGACCAAAAAACACAAAGTATGAAATCTATTCTATGACCTTAGAAGTGATATTCAGTGAATCACGACAATATGTTGTACCCTATGCTAGGTGTAATAAAAagtaggcacttgataaaatTGTGCTGATTTCTTGAAACATTGAAGGTTTGTGTGTATGAGAAAGACATGATGAATTCAATGtttcaggtgatttttttccttagcaaTTTGGTTCTGTTGTTAGTATGTATTTAATAATCATACGCAAATTACTTATGCtcattctgcctcagtttctgtcTTGCCTACAgcacccttctccccaccccatcccgtctatctccctccctcccactctacCCCAGATATGAGATGAATATGCTGTGGGGACATTTAATGTGGGGACAAATGCTGTGGTTTAAATTGTTGTCTTCTGTTAGTGTAGCTCAAGTGTGAGTACTTCAGTGAGTAGAAATTacagtaattatttttatgaaagataaagctcttatttctttttctgtatttggttatatatatagTTCCTTGAAGTATAGTCCTGAGTGAAACCTGAAAAGGAtagttttaatgattttattaatgGTTTTTCTATCTGGGTCATTCATTTTTCAACCTCATATATCAAGTTTTCTGCTGTTTCAGTCATCGAAAGCTGTTATATCATTATTGCTGAAATCTTTTGGCAACCCAAAGGAAGAAGAGTTGAAGAAGAGTCAGGAGGTCCAGGTATTttgctctgcctctgcctctgtgtTGGTTTGCTGGGGTTGCCATgacaaagtgccacagactgggtggcttaaacaacagaaattaattttctcacagttttggaagttagAAATCTGAGATTAAGGTGTGAGCAgggggttggtttcttctgagacctctcttcttggcttgtagatggctttCGTCTTCCCATGTTTTCACATGGCCTTCCTTTTGTGCATGCCTGCATCCTAATATCCTTCTCTTATTGGGATATCAGTCACAAGGGTTAGGGCTTTATCTCCAAgtgcagtcacattctgaggtactggaagttaggacttcaacatacgaatttgtggggggacacagttcagctcaTAACAGCCACTAAGAGGCTCTGTtttgactttggacaaattacaGTGGTTTGCAGAAGTGAAGCTGAAGTGTGTAAGGCATTTATGAAGACTGGTTATTGTCAGGAGGTTTTCTTGTTTTAGGGCTGGATTttgatttagaatatttttttttcattttcttcatgctggacctttttaatttttttttttttttttgcctgcgttgggtctttgttgctgtgcgcaggctttctctagttgcggcgagcgggggctactcttcgttgcggtgcgcaggcttctcattgcggtggcttctcttgttacagagcacgggctctaggcgcgctggcttcagtagttgcagcactcaggcttagtagttgtggcttgcgggctctagagcacaagctctagtagttgtggcgcatgggcttagttgctccacggcatgtgggatcttcccagaccagagctcgaacccatgttccctgcattggcaggcggattcttaaccactgcgccaccagggaagccccttgagtagtgtttttgagattcatccatgttgtagcatgtgtcagcacttcattcccttgtttttttggctgaataattTTTAAGCCTCTTTTGATACATGTAAAAATCTTTATTCTCATTTGGTATCAATGATATTAGAAACTAGACTATTAGGATAACTTTAttctaataaaattagaaatttgatgattataaagtgaaaaaaatagaaattttaaaatacacttttcaaAGCTGCATCCTTTTAGAATTACTGGCGTAGATATCTGAATTAAAGCCGTTAATTGAAATCTGCATGCTGAAACTTAGTTGGATTCGTGGGATAGCTGAATAAACAGATTCCTTCACCAACCTTATTGAGGCAAATGCATTCTAATTTAATATACACACAGACTGAGAATGTGTCTCATCTCATTACAGATGAACATTTGTCAGGAGTCTTCTGGGATTGCTCCAGAGTAGTGGCAGTAATATGTATTAGATGCAGGTTTAATTGCACTGTTTACTTTTGGTGTTGTGGGAGTCAGGActtatctccccacccccacccctcctcctgccccatttcctttctgttattATTAAATGGTTTCAGGAGATACTAAAGGGACATGGGTGAATTAGCTAGTACTAAGAATATTTTCATCCAGAGGAAATCACAGATTTATTTTCAGGTCCTTTATTTAGTGTCTTGAATGAAGAAAGGCAAAtgtaagaatatagaaaaataatggagAGTGTAATCATTcctctttttcaaagaaaaataccaaaatggTTATAACACCCTTTATGTGTTTTTTcatggtctgattttttttttcccatggtctgatttttaaaatatgcttgaaaatgtggttttaaatcatgcatatttgtatttttggAATGTAAGTTTAATTGGAGAACACTAAAGTTGAAAAACTGTAAGCTCTTaacgtttttttccttcagatgttAGCTTAATATTGccttataaatatgtaaatcCACATactgagaaataagtttctgtggTAGTTACTTTGAGCCTGAAATTAGATATACATACTTTTAGCATTCATATGAAGTAAGATAGTTTATTCCACTTTACAACACTAGTCCTAGgaaatttaaaaggacaaaatgtcaggttttaaaattttttagttacTCTTGTATAAAATGGGGGTCTTACGATAAAATGATGTGTTTTACTATCAAACATCTAatgaaaacttcattttaaaaatgtgaacagTTCTCAGTGATTTTACCTTCCTTACCCTCCACAATTTACCCACCCCACACGTGCACAACACAATTGCCCCAAGCTGTTATAAACAGTGATTTTTCCTTCCGTCAGGCTAAATTTtacaacaaatacttattagcATTTATTCTGTGAATTGACCTTTTTCAAATATGTAACTGGTCTCTGCCATTAGATTTAATAGTTCATTTTGGAAATAGGTTGACTAAAAGCTAAAAATGGTGCAtattaggaaaaggaaaagaagtgtaaaaaaatgttcatttaaaaatattttcaggcaGTGTTACAGTGCTGATATATTTGTAGTGACAGTACTTTTTCCTTACCCTAGTGTCCTAGAAGGAAAACATCACCATGGCTACAGAAATTGGTTCTCCTCCTCGTTTTTTCCATATGCCAAGGTTCCAACACCAGGCACCTCGACAGCTATTTTATAAGCGACCTGATTTTGCACAGCAGCAAGCAATGCAACAGCTTACCTTTGATGGAAAACGAATGAGAAAAGCAGTAAACCGAAAAACCATAGACTATAATCCATCTGTAATTAAGTATTTGGAGGTAAGTCCAGTTAATGTACTTCAGATGACCAAACTTTGgtttcttaaaaagaagaaagtttttatAATGCAGGGTAATGAGTATACCTGTGTTTTTTGAATTAGTAGGATGAAGTAGAATTTCAAATGAGGCCaatcacctcaataaaaaaagagtactttttttttttttttgctctttgcGTACATGAATAATCTCAAAAATTATTAGACTCCaacttaaaaatagattttgttcTAAAGGTTCACACTGTATTTCAGAAGAGGGTACTTTTGTCCAACTAGGCCAACTTTAAAACACTTGTTAAACCCACAGTGTATATGAAATGTTAAGAGACTACCAACATAGGAATATTTGTATTAGAACATGTGTTCAGAATAGTGACTTGCATGTCCAAGACACTGGCATCAGAACACGACTCTCCAAGCCCCTCAGGGAAAAGGGCTGTATTTACTTAGAGGGTTGAGCGCCTACTATAGTCTTACAGGGTGAAACTAACTCTGACATGGCAAAGAAAGGCAGTGTAGGGGTCTGCCTAAACCTGTGTCAGCTTGACATATCTCCCCTTTGAGTTCTTTATTTACTTGTCTTAACCTTTCTTGTCTTAAGCCtctgtgatttgtttttttcattgctaACTCCACGTTAATCAGGTTTTGGTCTGCTCTGCCTCCTGTGAAGAAAATTTGTCTGCTTTTCATTACCTGAGACAAGTTgttaaaagacctgtatgcatatTGGGCATAATTAGTATGTTGCAGGCACATAGCAAAAATATTCATTCGGAGGTAAAGACAGATTTAGGCTTTTTCAGGTGTTTCAGTTGGAAAACTAGACTAGGAAAGTTTGGGAGGAATTAAGAAAACCAACACCAAGATAAGAGGAATTGTTTTGTGCTGAGAATTTTGAAGGAATTGGGAAAGTCTGTCTACCCCTTGCCCTTTTTCCGTTTACTGAGGTATGGTCAGTGAGAATGTGTTGGGGTCAGCAGCATCTTGGATGATTGGTTGGGCATAATATGAgtaaagaaaggagggaaattctAAGCAATGTCAGTGTCATAAGAGGGGAAATCTCTTAAGATACACACTATTATCTATGTTTTAGaacataatgaaaaagttttagtcttcttttttccccatttaacgACAGCTtgcattttgtaaatatttacttaCGTTTCAAATTGAGTATAATTAGACCAtatattaattgattgattgattaatttatttatttttaacagaatagaatatggcaaagagACCAGAGAGATATGCGGGCAATTCAGCCTGATGCCGGTTATTATAATGATGTAAGTATAAGATATGTCATGCTAGCTTAATAGAAACCTCTTTGCTTGGACATTTGAACTATGGGATCTCTAATTCAAACATGgacttttctttttacatttttataattaaaataaaacattcctaAAGGGATAATATAACATATCTGTGTAAaccatgggtttttttttttaaaatctcaatttaaattttccttttaatctgaTGACGGATGAACTTTTGATTTGGGGTTTAAAGCAGTGTCCAGCAAAAGATTGCACTGCCTCAGAGTCTCTGTAACAGGAAAGTTAATTTTAAACTTGGCTTGTTATGAATGTGTTTAATTGTGTTAACTTTGAGAAGTAATTGGGGGAAATCTGGCActtgattttattgtttatttagtaATTATGGGCATTTAACTTTCCTGTAtctccattttcttcatttaattactATAGACTAATTGTAATCTATTATAATAGTGTTTTGAAAGTCCTATGTGGTCCTGAATTTGTCTTTAAATGTTGAAGTAATTACCTTGTCATGTCCCTGGTTTATGCCCTGTTTGTGATCTTTAaacccaattttctttttttgtagctgGTTCCACCTATTGGGATGCTGAATAATCCTATGAATGCAGTAACAACAAAGTTTGTTCGAACGTCAACAAATAAAGTAAAGTGTCCAGTATTTGTTGTTAGGGTAAGTATTCTGTTtgatattttttggaaaaattaactCTTGAGTTAGCCTGcaaatatatttgcaaagaaaattaaacattattttaaatgtatatctgGGATAAAAATCAGTGTattgcttgtatttttattttgaaatatccaATCATTTATCCACTATATCCGCATTTAGTAAGGTAGTACTTTTGGATTGCTTTTCTTCATGTTGCAATTTCCATAGAGTTCTCTCTGAGCTGGCCATGGATATATATATTGCAGCAGGTGTCTGACTTGCTCTTGAATAGGAATGTTTTGTTACTGTTTAGAGAGCAGCATCTCAAGGCGAATGAAAACTCTTAGGGTTACTAGGAAGGAAAACACCTAAGAAGAGCTGAAGACCAGTGGTAGACCATAATTGTCAGCTCCATGAAGGTACATTGTAGGTACTCTATACATTTTCacgaaaatttttaaaatataatttaaaaataaagaatatattaacatggttcaaattattaaaatttgaagGGGTTTGCAATAAAAAAAGTCTTCCCATCTCTGTCTCCCAGGCGTCCTGTTAATATTTCCATAGATAATGATATAATCATTTTTTTGTGGTTTGCTAGTAAGAATGCACTTGCTGGTTAGCAGTGTATCAAGTCCAGAAATGTAGGAAAGTTAATAGTCAAAGTGGAGCAAATAAGAATTGAAAAAAGTAATgggacagagaaaagacagtcatgGCAAACATTGTGGCAAATGAGCAAAATAAGCAGGTCTTCTTATTAGAGAGTTGTGATAGACAGCCGGGAGAACTGAGAGGGGCTGGAAGAGACTCTGGCTTGAGCTCCATACAAATGTGGTAGTCAGTCTCAGGCCTCCTGTTTGCTTCAGAGGCCTATTACAGTAGAAACCATTAGTAAAGAAACATTATTTGAATAGCTTTTGTATTAGGAGAGCCAACCAGTAGGTAGTGTAATTTTGTTTGCCAGGGAATTTGGCAAAAGGAGTATGATGGCAGCTAATTTTAATATCTTGTTAGCATAACACAAAACCTTTTTGGAATGAGTAATATCTGAGCATTCTGTGTCCTGTATCTTGTTAGATGGGTAAATTTCTCATTTGGGAATCAAGCTATAAGGTCTTAAGAAATTTGCACATAGTAGAGGCAAGTCCAAATTACAAGGTATTAAAGACATAAAGACTGTGGGTCCTGTGTCTACAGTTTGATTGCTTGTAGTATTTACTGGGTTGGGATCCATAGCAGATAACAGAAACTAGGAAAGTAGGaggattttattaataataatcaaaatcatGATCTGCAGGTAAACAGTAAAAGGCTGGCTTGTCATATATATCTGTGAAATTTACCAGACTTCATTTCATGTATCTCATCCTATAAACACACttgtatttttcaactctgtGTCACACTTTTTACTAATAGGATTGTTGTATTGATATTTCATGTATTTACATCTAAGGAAAATGAACGTGTAATCTATCatagaaacttgaaaataaaagtaagaaaaaatatgttgcattttGAGTTGATAAGCATATATCACAGATTCCCTTCAGTGTGCAAATTGTGACATTGAAATATTGGGGTACTGTTTGTCATGCCTCTGTTGTATTACATTTTCTTGGAGACTAGATTAGCATAAGACCTGTCACTGCCTGATACTGTGAAcgaagaacttaaaaaaatatatatacatgtatatattgtacGTTTAGTTTCCAGGAAAAGTTTGATAGCCTTGATGTCCTTAAATGTAATACTGTTTTTTCATAAGACACTGGTAACTTTTTTGCCTGAATTGGTTCACTAGCAGCTGTAATAAACCAAATCCTTTATACATTTAGTCTTTGAGTTTTTCTGGTGACTGACCATCTTATTTATGTTGGTCTGCCATGTATTCTAGAAAAATTAGGTCTTTGcgtattttgttttgaaatgctGTTTAGAGTGCCTAGGTGTGTGTAACTTAACAGGTATTTAAAATGcacttattatttttacttaatgagCTAAAGTGCTAGAGCTTTCCTTGCACTGTGTTAATACAAGTTCTTTTCTGACAAAGTACTTGCTTATAAATCTGAGCTATAGTCTTAAGTGAAAGTCAGTATTGTCCACTTAATGTCAATTATtggatattttataaataaagactttctaagtgttttaaaaattaaggttgaGGATTCGTGACCTtgtataatgtctttttttcccccccagtgGACTCCAGAAGGAAGACGGTTAGTCACTGGAGCCTCTAGTGGAGAGTTCACCTTGTGGAATGGACTCACTTTCAATTTTGAAACAATATTACAGGTAACAGTAATCATCAGATGGTAGCATCATCCTGTGTTACTGTAAAGAACTTGATATAGAGTTACTGTCTTggcattttaaacttaaaattggACAGATTATTGTTATGAGTTAATATATGCTCCTGTAAAGGCTTCCGtcatatattcttttgtataatgtttacaaatgttttatgttttcacaGGCTCACGATAGCCCAGTGAGAGCCATGACTTGGTCACATAATGACATGTGGATGTTGACAGCGGACCACGGAGGATATGTGAAATATTGGCAGTCGAACATGAACAACGTCAAGATGTTCCAGGCACATAAGGAGGCGATTAGAGAGGCCAGGTTTATACACAATATACCATTTTCTGTAGTCCCTATTGTCATGGTTAAATTATTCTCTAAGTGTATTCTGGGTGCAGAGATGCATGGGCTCTGTCAGATTCTGGGAAACTTTCTGCACCCTATAAacacaatatttttctttgttttcacacACTCACCATTTTGCTGGCACTTTTCTGAAGTAGTGTTGTCCCGGTATCAGCCTTTGCAATATGTTAGAGATGTATTGTCTGCCGCATTTTGCACTGGTTTTCTCTTTGCGTTTATGGTTAATAATGTGTATAcgttattcatttttattacctaCTATGTAAGACAAGAATATTTCATTCCAAATAAAGAATTCAGTCTTTAATTATACAACTGAATAAAATCTAAAGCCTACAGAAAACACCTTCAGAGTTCACACAAAATGCAAGATAAAAAAGGCTTAAGTGAAGACCTGGTTGGCTTGGTTATGCCACGACTTCAAAAGGAAAGTATAGTAGGACTAAAAACTCTCACAAGTAACTCTGGATGTGGCAAACATTAATGGATTAATGAGTGGGTTCTTTCAAGCTTTGAAACTGTAAgcagaccaatgtcaagaagacTTTCCTTCTGATTCACTGTTGATAACATCAGTAATGCAAATGTATCATAAGTgggagtttaaaatattttcagtgagttgtatatttttacatatcaGTGAGATATGTAtagtagaaatggaaaaaaaaagtttcaaaaacaaGCCTGAAGAATTGCTGCAGCCTCAGAATAAAGCTAAGCAGCATTCTTTACGGTTGTGCCACCCACGTGTGGGAGGAGGTTGACATCTTTATAGAAACATCATCCACTGCAGTCACTTGTTTCTACTTTCAGAATCTTAACAAAAGTTATTGGATAAACACGCTTCTGCAAAGACTTTGCCTTATTGTCCTGACCATACGTTGAGTTTTCACAGTTGGTCCTTTCTTAGGCAAAGGGTTCAGAAGTTCAGGGGAGTTCTTAGATGAGAAACTTGATGGTCTTttacagggaggaaaaaaatggattccTCCTTTGCAAGCATATTCTTTGGCTTTAAACAGTCAGAAGGTCCCCATGTTAGTTTTCTTCAAAAAGTGCAACATTCATGGGATAGCTTGCCTGGAAGAAGGTGTGAACGTTTTCCACAGACCTTTTACATAAATCAGAAACATCATACGTAGGGATGTGTAGCAACCAGTCTTTAAACAGCCTGTCTGAAACTTCTATGGAGTTTGAAGCAGAAGCTGATGCTAATTTTTTGAGCAGTATTCCTATGTGATTTAAGAGACTTTACAGGAATATTGCAAAGATAGAATTTGTTTAGTTTCTACACTTAAATCAGCTCCATGTTTTCTGTTGGTACCATAGGAAATACTATACTGGGGAGTGTGGGTAACAATAGTACTAATAATACACTCATAAAGTTCTCTGAATATTGATGATTGAAAACTAAGAAG
This Balaenoptera musculus isolate JJ_BM4_2016_0621 chromosome 7, mBalMus1.pri.v3, whole genome shotgun sequence DNA region includes the following protein-coding sequences:
- the WDR33 gene encoding pre-mRNA 3' end processing protein WDR33 isoform X4; its protein translation is MATEIGSPPRFFHMPRFQHQAPRQLFYKRPDFAQQQAMQQLTFDGKRMRKAVNRKTIDYNPSVIKYLENRIWQRDQRDMRAIQPDAGYYNDLVPPIGMLNNPMNAVTTKFVRTSTNKVKCPVFVVRWTPEGRRLVTGASSGEFTLWNGLTFNFETILQAHDSPVRAMTWSHNDMWMLTADHGGYVKYWQSNMNNVKMFQAHKEAIREASFSPTDNKFATCSDDGTVRIWDFLRCHEERILRVMHDDKYILCITWK
- the WDR33 gene encoding pre-mRNA 3' end processing protein WDR33 isoform X5, with the translated sequence MATEIGSPPRFFHMPRFQHQAPRQLFYKRPDFAQQQAMQQLTFDGKRMRKAVNRKTIDYNPSVIKYLENRIWQRDQRDMRAIQPDAGYYNDLVPPIGMLNNPMNAVTTKFVRTSTNKVKCPVFVVRWTPEGRRLVTGASSGEFTLWNGLTFNFETILQAHDSPVRAMTWSHNDMWMLTADHGGYVKYWQSNMNNVKMFQAHKEAIREASFSPTDNKFATCSDDGTVRIWDFLRCHEERILRVMPIKTQ
- the WDR33 gene encoding pre-mRNA 3' end processing protein WDR33 isoform X6; its protein translation is MATEIGSPPRFFHMPRFQHQAPRQLFYKRPDFAQQQAMQQLTFDGKRMRKAVNRKTIDYNPSVIKYLENRIWQRDQRDMRAIQPDAGYYNDLVPPIGMLNNPMNAVTTKFVRTSTNKVKCPVFVVRWTPEGRRLVTGASSGEFTLWNGLTFNFETILQAHDSPVRAMTWSHNDMWMLTADHGGYVKYWQSNMNNVKMFQAHKEAIREASFSPTDNKFATCSDDGTVRIWDFLRCHEERILRVT